From Staphylococcus sp. M0911, a single genomic window includes:
- a CDS encoding alanine/ornithine racemase family PLP-dependent enzyme, with translation MANININLSKIQYNAKVLQTILDAKHIQFTPVIKSIAGDRQIVQKLIDLGITHFADSRLENIRQLTDFDCSFTILRSTQLSQLDNMIKNAQISIQTELNTILELNRIAEQLNLKHQVILMVDWKDGREGVLTYDVVKYIETILNLSHIQLIGLSFNFMCFKSGTPIEDDVFMINKFVSAIEREIGYRMKIVSGGNSSMLPLTMYNDLGKINELRIGETLFRGVDTTTDKPVSHLYQDAIVLEAEILEIKPRMNSHTKQSYLQAIVDIGYIDTDTTHINPIANDIQIIGASSDHLMIDLNNQDHYQIGNKIQFQLSYEALSRSMYNKNLEKVYATDMKVETMIHSFNEPFCSIHNIKSNI, from the coding sequence ATGGCAAATATAAATATAAATTTATCCAAAATACAATACAATGCCAAAGTACTTCAAACAATTTTAGATGCTAAACACATACAATTTACACCTGTTATTAAATCTATCGCAGGTGATCGTCAAATTGTTCAAAAATTAATCGATTTAGGTATCACTCATTTTGCAGATTCACGATTAGAGAATATAAGACAATTAACTGATTTTGATTGTTCATTCACGATACTACGATCAACACAATTATCACAGTTAGATAATATGATTAAAAATGCACAAATCAGTATTCAAACCGAATTAAATACAATTTTAGAGCTTAATCGTATAGCAGAACAATTAAATTTAAAACATCAAGTAATATTAATGGTTGATTGGAAAGACGGTAGAGAGGGTGTTCTAACGTACGATGTTGTTAAATATATAGAAACCATATTAAATTTATCTCATATTCAATTAATAGGTCTGTCATTTAATTTTATGTGTTTTAAATCAGGAACACCTATCGAAGATGACGTCTTTATGATTAATAAATTTGTGAGTGCCATAGAGAGAGAAATAGGTTATCGCATGAAAATTGTATCTGGTGGAAACTCAAGTATGCTACCGTTAACAATGTATAATGACTTAGGTAAAATAAATGAATTACGAATTGGTGAAACATTATTTAGAGGTGTCGATACAACTACAGACAAGCCTGTTTCACATTTGTATCAAGATGCGATAGTATTGGAAGCGGAAATATTAGAAATTAAACCACGTATGAATAGCCATACGAAACAGTCATATTTGCAAGCGATTGTTGATATAGGGTACATTGATACTGATACAACTCATATAAATCCTATAGCCAATGATATCCAAATTATTGGCGCCTCTAGTGATCATTTAATGATCGATTTAAACAATCAGGATCATTATCAAATCGGTAATAAAATTCAATTTCAATTAAGCTATGAAGCCTTATCTCGTTCGATGTATAATAAAAACTTAGAAAAAGTTTATGCCACTGATATGAAAGTTGAAACGATGATACATTCTTTTAATGAACCCTTTTGTTCAATTCATAATATAAAATCAAATATTTAA
- a CDS encoding Fe(3+) dicitrate ABC transporter substrate-binding protein — protein sequence MKGIKFLSILGLMLALVLVTACGSVSNNGSDDSKNKSASKAGVEIKHAEGTTKVPKHPKRVVVLEYSFVDALAALDVKPVGVADDNKKERIIKPLRDKIGNYTSVGARKQPNLEEISKLKPDLIIADSNRHKGIYKDLNKIAPTIELKSFDGNYDDNIDAFKTISKALGKEDQGKKRLKEHDKKIAEYKKDIKFDKDEKVLPAVAAKSSFLGHPSESYVGQFLTQLGFKEALSPDVTKGLSKYLKGPYLEMNSETLSDVNPGRMFIMTDKASPDEPTFKKMQKDPVWKKLDAVKNNRVDVVDRDLWARARGLISSEEMAKELVEISKKDHNKDDK from the coding sequence ATGAAAGGTATCAAGTTTTTGAGCATACTCGGCTTAATGTTAGCTTTAGTTTTAGTGACTGCATGCGGTAGTGTAAGCAATAACGGGTCAGACGACTCTAAAAATAAATCAGCATCTAAAGCTGGGGTTGAAATTAAACATGCTGAAGGAACAACAAAAGTTCCTAAACATCCTAAACGTGTGGTCGTTCTTGAATACTCGTTTGTAGATGCATTAGCAGCGTTAGATGTTAAACCTGTAGGGGTTGCAGATGATAATAAAAAAGAACGTATTATTAAACCATTAAGAGATAAAATCGGAAATTATACTTCAGTAGGTGCTCGTAAGCAACCTAATTTAGAAGAGATTAGTAAGTTAAAACCAGATTTAATTATTGCTGATAGCAACAGACATAAAGGAATTTATAAAGATTTAAACAAAATTGCACCAACAATCGAACTAAAAAGTTTCGATGGTAACTATGATGATAATATCGATGCATTCAAAACAATTTCTAAGGCATTAGGTAAAGAAGACCAAGGTAAAAAGCGTCTAAAAGAACATGATAAGAAAATTGCTGAATACAAAAAAGACATCAAATTTGATAAAGATGAAAAAGTATTACCAGCTGTAGCAGCAAAATCAAGTTTCTTAGGACATCCTAGTGAATCATATGTTGGTCAATTCCTAACACAATTAGGATTTAAAGAAGCATTATCACCAGATGTTACAAAAGGATTAAGTAAATACTTAAAAGGACCTTATTTAGAAATGAATTCAGAAACATTGTCAGACGTTAATCCAGGTCGTATGTTTATTATGACTGATAAAGCAAGTCCGGACGAACCAACATTCAAGAAAATGCAAAAAGATCCAGTTTGGAAAAAACTTGATGCAGTAAAAAATAATCGTGTAGATGTTGTAGATCGTGACTTATGGGCAAGAGCTCGTGGTTTAATTTCTTCTGAAGAAATGGCAAAAGAATTAGTTGAGATTTCTAAAAAGGATCACAATAAAGACGATAAGTAA
- a CDS encoding iron ABC transporter permease, whose amino-acid sequence MTMKEQSSQSAILQEKRKRTTLAYIVSVCFLFICIYLNLAIGSSHIEFKDIFHYITGHTDTKQSFLIHNSRMPRMLAGLLIGGALALAGLLMQSITRNPLASPQIFGVNAGASFVIVLITVLIPSLESYSMILAMIGAFLGGLTVYTLSGSTKAMTPVKLALAGMAVHLFFSSMTQGVILLNEDSNSSVMFWLVGSLSGVKWPEVIAITPWLVVAMIVTMLMGRQLTIMELGDDIAKGLGQKIQVVRMLLGLLVIILAGLSVSIVGPIGFVGLIVPHIVKRYINNNYILMIPLTIIIGADLLLFSDVLSRLVTHPFESPVGIVTSFVGAFYFLFITVKGVKRV is encoded by the coding sequence ATGACTATGAAAGAACAAAGTAGTCAATCCGCTATATTACAAGAAAAAAGAAAACGCACTACACTCGCATATATTGTGAGTGTGTGCTTTCTTTTTATTTGTATTTATTTAAATTTAGCGATTGGTTCTTCTCATATTGAATTTAAAGATATCTTTCATTATATTACAGGGCATACTGATACGAAGCAGTCATTCTTGATACATAATTCAAGAATGCCACGCATGTTAGCAGGTTTATTAATCGGTGGTGCACTGGCACTTGCAGGTTTACTAATGCAATCTATTACAAGAAATCCATTGGCTTCACCGCAAATATTTGGTGTGAATGCTGGTGCTTCTTTTGTAATTGTATTAATAACGGTTCTAATACCATCACTTGAAAGCTATTCCATGATTTTAGCAATGATAGGTGCATTTTTAGGTGGATTAACGGTCTATACACTTTCAGGTTCAACCAAGGCAATGACTCCAGTTAAATTAGCATTAGCAGGTATGGCAGTTCATTTATTCTTTAGTAGTATGACCCAAGGGGTAATATTGTTAAATGAGGATTCCAACTCATCAGTGATGTTTTGGTTAGTAGGTTCATTGTCAGGTGTTAAGTGGCCAGAAGTGATTGCTATTACACCATGGTTAGTTGTGGCTATGATAGTTACAATGCTTATGGGACGACAATTAACAATAATGGAACTAGGCGACGATATTGCTAAAGGATTAGGTCAAAAAATTCAAGTTGTTCGAATGCTCTTAGGATTATTAGTCATTATTTTAGCGGGTTTATCAGTTTCAATCGTAGGTCCTATAGGATTTGTAGGCTTGATCGTACCTCATATTGTTAAACGTTATATCAATAATAATTATATTTTAATGATTCCACTCACTATTATAATTGGTGCCGATTTATTATTATTTTCTGATGTTTTATCACGACTTGTCACACATCCTTTTGAATCTCCAGTTGGTATCGTGACTTCTTTCGTAGGTGCATTTTACTTCTTATTTATCACAGTTAAAGGGGTGAAACGCGTATGA
- a CDS encoding iron chelate uptake ABC transporter family permease subunit, protein MTRKKHMIRYSIVTILLVISAIFSLCIGSVIVNPIEAIKGIFTHDNFILNEYRIPRTLLGLIIGSSLAISGAIIQGVVRNPLASPDVIGISKGASLAAVIIIMLFPSAPLAILPIGSFIGALMISLILSFLISKFDVKGSNLALIGLAIGAICTAIVQFLLIRNPMDANNALVWLTGSLYGHNISNFLSVLPWFIITIPIILMLSHQLDILGLGDNVAVALGARVKRLKMVLLILSVMLAGASISVVGGISFLGLISPHIARQIVGHKTMHVAMMSGLIGAILLTFGDGLARGIHPPLDIPVGVIIAIIGAPYFLFLLRKM, encoded by the coding sequence ATGACAAGGAAGAAGCATATGATTAGATATAGTATTGTTACAATATTATTAGTTATTAGTGCCATTTTTAGCTTATGTATTGGCTCAGTAATCGTGAATCCTATCGAGGCGATTAAAGGCATCTTCACACATGATAATTTTATTTTAAATGAATATAGAATCCCTAGAACATTATTAGGACTGATTATCGGTAGCAGTTTAGCGATATCTGGGGCAATTATCCAAGGTGTTGTTCGAAATCCACTTGCCTCTCCAGATGTGATAGGTATCTCTAAAGGTGCTAGTTTAGCTGCTGTCATTATCATCATGTTATTTCCATCTGCACCATTAGCTATATTGCCTATCGGTTCGTTTATCGGGGCGTTAATGATTAGCCTAATATTATCTTTTTTAATTTCTAAATTTGATGTTAAAGGTTCTAATTTAGCTTTAATTGGTTTGGCAATTGGAGCAATATGTACGGCGATTGTGCAGTTCTTGTTAATTCGTAATCCTATGGATGCTAATAATGCACTTGTTTGGTTAACCGGTAGTTTATACGGTCATAATATTTCAAACTTTTTATCTGTATTACCTTGGTTCATTATTACTATTCCGATAATTTTAATGTTGAGCCATCAATTAGATATCCTAGGATTAGGAGATAACGTCGCTGTCGCATTAGGTGCTAGAGTTAAAAGATTAAAAATGGTATTACTCATTTTATCAGTAATGTTAGCCGGTGCTTCCATTTCAGTCGTAGGTGGTATTAGCTTCTTAGGATTAATTTCACCTCATATTGCAAGACAAATAGTTGGTCATAAAACAATGCATGTCGCAATGATGTCCGGTTTAATCGGAGCGATATTATTAACATTTGGTGATGGTTTAGCAAGAGGTATTCATCCCCCATTGGATATCCCAGTAGGTGTCATTATTGCTATTATCGGGGCACCTTACTTCTTATTTTTATTAAGAAAAATGTAA
- a CDS encoding YjiH family protein — MNRYTKQEIIKGRIKFITMSLIGIILFLIPIPVEQDSKKQTTLPVAFLANWLKDIVGGAMPFIIVTIITLSAILTLICSTILKDKLDPKGLLYNAFNVNVSWIILRVLAVIFAWMTLLKVGPKMIYSEDTGGLVFSSLLPTLVAVFLFAALFLPLLMEYGLLELLGPLFRPVMRPLFTLPGRSTVDNLASFIGDGTVGVLITSRQYEEGFYSRREATVISTTFSVVSITFAIIIADTVKMQDQFFLFYLSVIISCLIAAVIMPRIWPLNKIPDEYAKDVSSDARTEQLPEGKTAIGHGFDMATEVGIKAPGVKDFFKSGLKTVVDMWFVILPVVMSIGTIATIIANYTPIFELIGKPFVPFLQLLQIPEATHASQTILIGFADMFLPSILIESAHSDLTRFVIGALSITQLIYLSEVGGVILGSKIPVNIGKLFVIFLIRTIITLPIITLIAHLFL, encoded by the coding sequence ATGAATAGATATACTAAGCAAGAAATCATTAAAGGTCGAATTAAATTTATTACAATGTCACTTATCGGCATCATTTTATTCTTAATTCCTATACCAGTAGAACAAGATAGTAAAAAGCAAACGACACTACCTGTTGCATTTTTAGCTAATTGGTTAAAAGATATTGTGGGTGGGGCAATGCCATTTATCATTGTGACAATTATAACATTATCGGCGATTTTAACACTCATTTGTTCTACGATTTTAAAAGATAAATTAGATCCAAAGGGCTTATTGTATAATGCGTTTAATGTAAATGTGAGTTGGATAATATTAAGAGTTTTAGCCGTTATTTTTGCATGGATGACGTTACTAAAAGTCGGACCTAAAATGATATATTCAGAAGATACTGGTGGACTTGTGTTTTCTAGTTTATTACCAACTTTAGTAGCTGTATTTTTATTTGCGGCTTTATTTTTACCATTACTTATGGAATACGGTCTATTAGAGTTGTTAGGACCTTTATTTAGACCTGTCATGCGACCATTGTTTACATTGCCTGGCCGTTCAACAGTAGATAATTTGGCATCATTTATTGGTGACGGAACTGTTGGTGTATTAATTACAAGTCGCCAATATGAAGAAGGTTTTTATTCAAGAAGGGAAGCAACGGTGATTTCCACGACTTTTAGTGTGGTATCAATTACCTTTGCAATTATTATTGCAGATACTGTTAAAATGCAAGATCAATTTTTCTTATTCTATTTAAGTGTTATCATTTCATGTTTAATCGCGGCAGTAATCATGCCAAGAATATGGCCATTGAATAAGATACCAGATGAATATGCGAAAGACGTATCGAGTGATGCAAGAACAGAGCAACTTCCTGAAGGTAAGACGGCGATTGGTCATGGATTTGATATGGCTACCGAAGTAGGGATTAAAGCACCAGGTGTGAAAGACTTCTTTAAATCTGGATTAAAAACAGTTGTAGATATGTGGTTTGTGATACTACCTGTAGTGATGAGTATTGGTACGATTGCGACTATTATTGCAAACTATACACCAATCTTTGAATTGATTGGTAAACCATTCGTTCCGTTTTTACAATTATTACAAATCCCTGAAGCTACTCATGCATCCCAAACTATTTTAATTGGCTTTGCAGATATGTTCTTACCATCTATATTAATTGAAAGTGCACATAGTGATTTAACTCGATTTGTTATTGGTGCATTGAGTATTACACAATTAATATATTTATCAGAAGTAGGCGGCGTCATTTTAGGCTCAAAAATACCAGTTAACATTGGCAAACTATTCGTTATCTTTTTAATCAGAACAATTATTACATTACCTATTATTACTTTAATCGCACATCTATTTTTATAA
- a CDS encoding heme oxygenase: protein MFVVTNRITVKQGFAEKMAPRFTQGGKIESLNGFHKIEVWQVNNEDDDTEDMYVNTWWETEEDFNNWVKSDAFKEAHQRPKDSKSDEPSPVISNQIVKANVLSVLNP from the coding sequence ATGTTTGTTGTTACAAATCGCATTACTGTAAAACAAGGTTTTGCAGAAAAAATGGCGCCAAGATTTACACAAGGCGGGAAGATTGAATCGTTAAATGGATTTCATAAAATCGAAGTTTGGCAAGTTAATAACGAAGACGATGACACTGAGGATATGTACGTTAATACATGGTGGGAAACAGAAGAGGATTTTAATAACTGGGTAAAAAGTGATGCATTTAAAGAGGCACATCAACGACCTAAAGATTCCAAAAGTGATGAACCATCTCCAGTTATAAGCAACCAAATTGTAAAAGCAAATGTGCTATCTGTTTTAAATCCATAA